TGGCTACGAATACATTCATAATGTTATTTTATATCTACCCGGAGCAAAGCCTGGTTATTGTTCTAGAGCAGGAgaggaacatttttaaatgtttttcttcctgTCACAGATCTCTTTGACTATCTGATAAAAccccaaatgctttcttttttcaaaaaaagaaacaacaaacaaactATGCTAATAAATCCATCCTGGAGACTGCAGGCTAGCTCCAGTGAGGTCCAGGAGAGAGACAGACCAGAAGAATGAAGGCAACAGCTGTGTTTAGCTTCTGCCTGAGGAAAGTCTTTGAGGAACGTCCCTGGAATTCTAACGTACTCATAAAAGGCTCTTAAAAAAGTAGTTTTTGCCTGTGCGgagcttgtggctcaaaggagtagggcgccggctcccttacgccgcaggtggtgggttcaaacccagccctggccaaaaactgcaaacaaacaaaaaacaaagtagttTTTGCCTGATTCTAATCAGTTTGAGTTCAAATGCGCTCAAGCTGAAAGACCCACGAATGGGTCTGACTCACGAACGTGGCAACCCTTCATCTCACTGGTGCCTTTGTGCAAAAAGCTTTGGTCCAGATACCTGAGTCCTCCGGTCTCCACAATGGGCGGCTATCCGGTGACGCCACGGGGTCCCCTTACTGCGGGGCTGGGCGGCTCCTGGACGCTCTGATGCCTGCGCGGAGCCGGCTTATCGGGGCATCTGCCAGCTTGTGCCAGCGCCCTGGCTGCGTCCACCCTGCCCCATCTCAGCGGACTGGATTTTACCCTGAGTGACACACAGTTTTACTAAGTAGAATTTCATTTTGGACCCAGAGAATTCAGGAGCGGGGCCAGTTCAGCCCAGGTGGGAATGTAAAAAAGATCCACACCAAGATCAAGTCAAACTGGGTAAGAACGTCCGGGGATggagaatgaaaaggaaagaaaatagggaGAGCCGGGCGGGGCGCTCACACCTCCAAGCCCCGGCCTCCCAGGGCGGAGCAGGAAGCTTTTTGCACCAGGTGGTTCTTAACCCAGCCAGGGCAGTTGCAGGTGAGCTCTCGGCTCTCCCTCTGTCTGTGGTTGACAGGGCACCTTGGCTCCCGGATGCAAGTAGCCCCCCATGAGCGATGCGCAGGTGACCCGCCTGCTGCGGTCCCCGAAATCAGAGGCCTCCCGGGAGGCAGATGGTGTGAGGCCTGGATGTCGGCTCCTTCCCTTCCAGCTAGATCAGGTGGCGGCGGCGCAGGCAGCTGGAAGGCACCCACGGAGAGAAATCGAGACCATGTTCAGAAAGATCCACTCCGTCCTCCACTCCGGACCGCAGCGGAAGGCGGCGGCCGAGAGCCCCTTCTACGACGGAGCCAGCCCCGCGGTGCGGCTGATTCGAAGTAGCTCCATGTACGTGGTTGGGGACCACGGGGAGAAATTCAGCGACTCCCTCAAGAAACCCCAGGGCGCCGGTGGCATGGACGGCAGCCTGCCCGGGCTGCGGCGCGACGAGGACCGCGCCTGGGTGTGCGCGCGCGCCCAGGACTGCCTGCTCTACCTGCAGGAGCTGCTGGCCCTGCGCCGCAAGTACCTCAGCGGCCTGGGGGACCTGCGGCCCCCTCGCACCCCGGCCTCCAAGTCCTCCAAGTGGGGGAGAAAGGCCGCGGGCCATCTCGCGCCCAGAGGAGGCAAGGTAAGAGCTGCCCAGCGCGCGGGGATGGAGCGCGCGGTGGATGGACCCGCGCTCTCCGCTGGGGTGGGAGCTGCTCATGCCCGTCCCTGCGGATAAGCAGTCCCAGCATTCTGAGCCTTCCCGGGGTCTCCCTGCCTGAGGAAGGGTGTGGGGTTTGAATGCTGCAGACATAGGAAGGAGCAGTGAGGGCGTCTGCAGAGCTGCCTGCTGTGGCCTCAGTGGCCGGCAGCCGAATTTGCACCAGGCAGCTGCCGCTCACTGACTTCATACACCACACACAGCTTATGTGCGTTTGGATGAcagcaaataatttttcaaatcatgtattgctttaaaaaaaattgttaccaTATCTAAAATTCCTGGTAAAAAGTGAAATCATAGGAACTAGATACTTCCAAATTTCTAGGCACTGAGCCCCATACTAGCCAAATAAGTAGAGGGTTTCCTGCAGCCGACCCTCGGATCCGGGCCTGCCGGAGGCTCAGGCATGGCCGCAGAGAGAGCCTGTGCCTCTTAGAAGGGGACTGATGGCTTTGACGGCTTGAGGCCTCCAGACAGACAAAAGCTTGGAGTTCGTGAGAGAAAGAACTCGCGCTGGCTGATCTCGTTGTCCGAACTTACCACAGGGTCCTTCCTGTGTGTATGGCTTTCTCTGAGCGGTCAAGGCCCACTCTGGCATGCTGACCCGGCTCTAGGAGTAGGGGCGCCTGATTGCAGTAATGAGTTGCTCTCACTAACACTCCCTCACATGTGTTCCATACACCTGTGGTTTGAGACTGTTCTGTTCTCCTGGGCACTTTCCTGATGCCAGGCCAGCAGGTGTTCAGAGCCCATGGGTCTCCcacttctctctgtctcccaggaGTACCCTGCAGGCCACAGCAAACTTCATTAATGTTGAATGACTGATTGGCCTTGGCCTGCTAGCAGATCTCTAGGGCTTGGCCTAGAGTTTCAGCTGTCTGAGTGTTATACCGGGTGGGAGCTGTTGAATCATTTTAGCTCTAAATGGATGTCAAATGTTGGACCTATACAAAGGGGCCTCGTCTTGGGTTCCAGTGCTGATCTGGGATCCAGCCAGCGGTGAGCTTGTGACCAGGCCTCCCCTCCTTCTGGGCTGTCTGTGATAACGGAGGGGTTTGCAGTGGTTTCAGAACTCCTTTCCAGTTTGAATATTTTGGGGTTCTAGGCTCTGGGCAGATTCCCTCTAAGCACTATGTTTCCCTGCAACTGAAGCCCTCACTAATTGGACATGGCAAGCTCGCTCCTTGCTGAGCTGGCTGAAGGTAGGGGGAGGAAATAGAAGCTGAATGGCCAGCTCTAGCCCCATCAGATGGCTGTAAGGAGGGACACAGGCCTGAAGCAATGTATAGATTTCCCCAGGAAATGTTTCTCACCACTGTGCAACCAGGGGAGGGTTTTGGAAGGAATTGAGTCAATCAGACCAAGGTTTGAATTTTAGCCCTGCTATCTACCAGCCAAGTGCCTTTGTCAAGTCAGCTTgggcctctttctctttttctgtagcacagaaatggaaataatgaaatCCCCTCTGAGAAGTGAGCCAGGTCCTACACGTGGTCACACCTGGCATGCACTGGCACCCCAGTGGTCACCGACTCTGAAACACCATGTGCAGGGCTCTTAGCCGTCTTTAGACAAGCTTCTCTTCCTTCTACACATCTCCTTCAAAAAGAGCTGTATGCTGGGCTTGCCTGTGAAATGACGGGTTCAGGGTCCATGGCGAGCAGGGTGGCCTATGGCTGGCTGGGACTCTGTGTACTGCAGGGACAGGGACAAGCAGgttcctccccaccaccacccctcccaGGGATGCCATCCCCCTCCTGCTTTGGGAGAAAAGCTTGGAATGTTCCAGGTTTAGCACAACACCTTTCTTTTCCCTGATTCCTCCCTACCCCCCATTATGGATTTAACtgtgcattttaaaatcaatacaaCAAAAATCTGTatctgaatatttttgtgtcGGTTTTGGACATGAGCTTTGAGACTCCTTGTTTTGATGCTCGAATGTTAGAACTTCTAACTCAGGGCACAATACATGTGGCAGGAGAGCATATTTGAAATAGGTCCTGTCCTGCCATGTAGAGCCCCCTCTGCCCTGGGCACTGTGGGTGTCTCTGCCAGGGAGGAAAAGCAGTGACGTTCTGCAGAACTCCTGTGCCACCACCCAGGCATCACCAGGAACCACCAGCAGTTACTGCTGACTTTCAGTTGTCCTCCAGACCTGACCTGTTGGCTCTTAGTCCCCTTTTCAGCCCAGGGGAGAATTCAGGTGCCAGAGGTATGGACCAACCATACAGCCTTTGTCAAAATTCTCTCAAGATGTGGTTCACCCAGGAGGGAAAAATATCTGTGAACATAAGAAGTTTTCTTGTTGTGTCCCTTGCTGTTTGCACCTCACGCCCACCCTTGCCCCCCTCCTAGCTGGTCCCTGTGCAGTTGGTTCTAGGGCACGTCTGAACACGGTGGCCTCTGTGTGTTTCTCCGCTCAGCTTGctccttattcattttttcaagcCGCAGCTTTGTCTCCTGCTGTGATGGGCtctggatttttctatttctttcttttctttccttcttataaaCATCACTTCTCTCagcttggctttttaaaaataattttgtatacaAAACTCACCCTTTCAAAGTGTACACGTGAGTGTTTTTAGTCTATTCAGAGCTGTATCATCCTCACCATTATCTAATGCTGGAACATTTTTCATCTCAcatttcagcttttttttcttttttgttgtggtaaaataaaTAGCATAACATTTACCGTTGTCAACATGACACTTTGTAGTTCCTTAAGTGAGTGCTTTTTAAAACGTCTCCAAATGATGAGTAATGAAATATATTAAAGTTAATAAATTCTTAAGAAATTAAGTGCTTTTCTTTGAATGATTTtgtatcaattttttaaagtaaaaatgcatACTGCTATACATCTTTCAGATTGATGATAGCCGAACAATAACCAAAGTCCTTTAGACTGGCTTCATTAACTTTTCCAAATTATCATGTATGTAAACCCGTAATAATTAATCTAAAAGATTATGGAACACTAAGtaacatatttttagaaaatcttaTGAAACTCATTACTAGTAACATACTAGAAAATGAATTCCTTAAAGATCATAGGCACTAAAAATACTAATCAGAAGACTGTTTTTA
The sequence above is a segment of the Nycticebus coucang isolate mNycCou1 chromosome 15, mNycCou1.pri, whole genome shotgun sequence genome. Coding sequences within it:
- the C15H13orf42 gene encoding uncharacterized protein C13orf42 homolog isoform X1, whose product is MSDAQVTRLLRSPKSEASREADGVRPGCRLLPFQLDQVAAAQAAGRHPRREIETMFRKIHSVLHSGPQRKAAAESPFYDGASPAVRLIRSSSMYVVGDHGEKFSDSLKKPQGAGGMDGSLPGLRRDEDRAWVCARAQDCLLYLQELLALRRKYLSGLGDLRPPRTPASKSSKWGRKAAGHLAPRGGKQKPSLKKYAQFSADVAEAMAFFDSIIAELDTERWPRTAEADSLNEDVDFDVATSSREHSLHSNWILRAPRRHSEDVAVHVTPTTDSQPQRGAERRTISTQRRLERHPIYLPKAVEGAFNTLKFKPKACKKNLGTSRQIFFNFLEDMEWDAELFALEPLESPRGNHYETENPRGQWLLRERLWERTVP
- the C15H13orf42 gene encoding uncharacterized protein C13orf42 homolog isoform X2, with product MSDAQVTRLLRSPKSEASREADGVRPGCRLLPFQLDQVAAAQAAGRHPRREIETMFRKIHSVLHSGPQRKAAAESPFYDGASPAVRLIRSSSMYVVGDHGEKFSDSLKKPQGAGGMDGSLPGLRRDEDRAWVCARAQDCLLYLQELLALRRKYLSGLGDLRPPRTPASKSSKWGRKAAGHLAPRGGKKPSLKKYAQFSADVAEAMAFFDSIIAELDTERWPRTAEADSLNEDVDFDVATSSREHSLHSNWILRAPRRHSEDVAVHVTPTTDSQPQRGAERRTISTQRRLERHPIYLPKAVEGAFNTLKFKPKACKKNLGTSRQIFFNFLEDMEWDAELFALEPLESPRGNHYETENPRGQWLLRERLWERTVP